Proteins encoded in a region of the Bacillus methanolicus genome:
- the queF gene encoding preQ(1) synthase, which yields MSGRKQEELKDLTLLGNQGTKYVFDYAPEVLEAFDNKHPNRDYFVKFNCPEFTSLCPITGQPDFATIYISYIPDKKMVESKSLKLYLFSFRNHGDFHEDCINIIMNDLIDLMDPKYIEVWGKFTPRGGISIDPYVNYGRPGTKYEQMAEYRLMNHDLYPEKIDNR from the coding sequence ATGTCTGGAAGAAAACAGGAAGAATTGAAAGATTTAACGCTGCTTGGAAATCAAGGGACGAAGTATGTGTTCGATTATGCACCGGAAGTGTTAGAGGCGTTTGATAATAAACATCCGAATCGTGATTATTTTGTAAAATTCAATTGTCCGGAGTTTACGAGCTTGTGCCCGATAACTGGCCAGCCTGATTTTGCGACCATATATATCAGTTATATTCCTGATAAAAAAATGGTCGAAAGCAAATCTTTAAAACTATATTTATTCAGTTTCCGCAACCACGGAGACTTTCATGAAGACTGTATAAATATTATTATGAATGATTTGATTGACTTAATGGACCCGAAATATATCGAAGTGTGGGGGAAATTTACTCCTAGAGGCGGCATTTCCATTGACCCTTATGTAAACTACGGCAGACCGGGCACAAAATATGAACAAATGGCAGAATATCGCCTGATGAACCACGATCTTTACCCGGAAAAAATTGATAATCGCTAA
- a CDS encoding IS256 family transposase: MTQLQFTLNMDLLKDSVMNSNIDAVVKSTIVLVLNEYMEKERDEYLQAKAYERTSERQDYRNGYYDRDFIVSIGKIKLRVPRTRNGDFSPSVFERYARVDQTFVLSMLEMVVNGVSTRKVTNVVEQLCGEKVSKSFVSSLTEKLDPVVKQWANRPLNVQYYSYIFVDAMYIKVREHHKVVSKAVYIATGINQDQKREVIGFKIDHKESYEAWREFLSELKSRGLQSPKLVISDAHKGLKKAIEKEFIGTSWQRCTVHFKRNIIEALPKKGMGEVIVDLKRIFEAVTVEDARFFRNVFFKSYEENPKLEKALEILDEGFEDAIQYLSHPAKWHRLIRSTNSLERLNQEVRRRERVIRIFPNTQSAYRLIGAVLMDYDEEQAKKKSIFAKNENVPREREI, encoded by the coding sequence ATGACCCAATTACAGTTTACCCTAAATATGGACCTTTTAAAAGATTCGGTCATGAATTCAAATATTGATGCGGTAGTTAAATCAACCATTGTTTTAGTCTTGAATGAGTACATGGAAAAAGAGCGTGATGAGTATTTACAGGCTAAGGCTTATGAGCGCACCTCCGAACGCCAAGACTACCGAAATGGCTACTATGACCGTGACTTTATTGTAAGTATTGGAAAGATTAAATTAAGAGTTCCCCGTACACGTAATGGTGACTTTTCACCATCTGTTTTTGAACGCTATGCGCGTGTGGACCAAACCTTTGTCTTATCCATGCTCGAGATGGTTGTAAATGGAGTGTCTACACGCAAAGTGACGAATGTTGTAGAACAATTATGCGGGGAAAAAGTTTCGAAATCCTTTGTTTCATCCTTGACAGAAAAGCTTGATCCAGTTGTCAAACAATGGGCAAACCGACCGTTAAATGTCCAATATTACTCTTATATTTTTGTAGATGCCATGTATATCAAAGTGCGTGAACACCATAAAGTCGTCTCTAAAGCGGTGTATATTGCGACCGGCATTAACCAGGACCAAAAAAGGGAAGTGATCGGTTTTAAAATCGATCATAAAGAAAGCTATGAAGCATGGCGGGAATTTTTGAGTGAGTTAAAGTCAAGGGGGTTGCAATCCCCCAAGCTGGTGATTTCAGATGCCCATAAAGGATTAAAGAAAGCGATAGAAAAGGAATTTATCGGAACATCATGGCAGCGTTGTACCGTTCATTTCAAACGAAATATCATCGAAGCATTGCCTAAAAAAGGCATGGGAGAGGTCATTGTCGATTTAAAAAGGATATTCGAAGCCGTTACGGTAGAAGATGCCCGTTTCTTTCGCAATGTGTTCTTTAAGAGCTATGAAGAGAATCCGAAACTTGAAAAGGCACTGGAGATATTAGATGAGGGCTTTGAAGACGCCATCCAATATTTAAGTCATCCCGCAAAATGGCATCGCTTAATCCGTAGCACCAACTCTCTGGAACGATTAAATCAGGAAGTTCGCCGTCGTGAAAGGGTGATCCGCATATTTCCAAATACGCAGTCTGCCTATCGGCTGATTGGAGCTGTCTTAATGGATTATGATGAGGAACAAGCCAAGAAAAAAAGCATTTTTGCGAAAAACGAGAATGTCCCGCGCGAGCGCGAAATTTAA
- a CDS encoding acylphosphatase encodes MVQQLRIIVSGKVQGVGFRYFTQMKANTYGITGWVRNLSNGNVEIIAEGNKDDLVLFLKSIKEGNPFSRVSHIETEETNEISGFTSFTIKY; translated from the coding sequence ATGGTACAACAATTACGGATCATTGTTTCAGGAAAAGTTCAAGGAGTGGGCTTTCGTTATTTTACACAAATGAAGGCCAATACGTATGGTATAACAGGTTGGGTGCGAAATCTGTCTAATGGCAATGTAGAAATCATCGCAGAAGGAAATAAGGATGACTTAGTACTTTTTCTCAAAAGCATTAAGGAAGGAAACCCTTTTTCAAGGGTCAGCCATATAGAAACAGAAGAAACAAATGAAATCAGCGGTTTTACATCTTTTACGATTAAATATTAA
- a CDS encoding aminopeptidase has protein sequence MNDFQTNLEKYAELAVKVGVNIQKGQTLVVNAAIDAAQLVRLVVKKAYETGADNVVVNWSDDIVTRIKYDLAPDEAFLTYPKWRAKETEELAEKGAAFMSIVSSSPDLLKGVNPERISNFQKAAGKALANYRKYVLSDKISWTVIAAPSEAWAEKVFPHEPAETRVQMLWDAIFKATRTDLDNPVEAWKKHNETLHEKVQYLNSKRYKKLHYKAPGTDLTIELPEKHLWVGAGSVNEKGIDFMANMPTEEVFTVPHRDGVNGYVSSTKPLSYGGNIINNFTLTFENGKIVEVKAEEGEEILKRLIESDEGSHYLGEVALVPHNSPISQSNILFYNTLFDENASNHLAIGSGYAFCLEGGKSMSSEELKANGVNESIAHVDFMIGSAKMDIDGITADRKSEPVFRSGNWAF, from the coding sequence ATGAATGATTTTCAAACGAATTTAGAAAAATACGCTGAACTGGCAGTCAAAGTCGGTGTCAATATTCAAAAAGGGCAAACGCTCGTGGTTAACGCAGCGATCGATGCTGCACAATTAGTAAGGCTTGTTGTAAAAAAAGCTTACGAAACCGGTGCGGATAATGTCGTCGTTAATTGGTCCGACGATATTGTCACAAGAATCAAATATGATTTGGCTCCTGATGAAGCTTTTCTTACATATCCTAAGTGGCGGGCAAAGGAAACCGAAGAATTAGCAGAAAAAGGTGCGGCCTTTATGTCAATTGTTTCTTCCAGCCCTGATTTATTAAAAGGAGTAAATCCGGAGCGCATTTCCAACTTTCAAAAGGCAGCAGGAAAAGCACTCGCGAACTACCGCAAATATGTCCTATCCGATAAAATCAGCTGGACTGTCATCGCTGCTCCATCAGAGGCATGGGCGGAAAAGGTATTCCCTCATGAACCTGCAGAAACAAGGGTCCAAATGCTTTGGGATGCTATTTTTAAAGCGACGCGCACTGATTTGGATAACCCTGTTGAAGCCTGGAAAAAACATAATGAAACCCTTCACGAAAAAGTACAATATTTGAACAGCAAACGGTATAAAAAGCTGCATTACAAAGCTCCCGGTACAGATTTAACAATCGAATTGCCGGAAAAACATCTTTGGGTAGGTGCAGGCAGCGTAAATGAAAAAGGCATCGATTTCATGGCCAATATGCCGACGGAAGAAGTATTCACCGTTCCGCACAGAGATGGAGTAAACGGATATGTTTCAAGTACAAAGCCTTTGAGCTACGGCGGAAATATCATCAATAACTTTACGCTTACTTTTGAAAATGGAAAAATTGTCGAAGTGAAAGCTGAAGAAGGAGAAGAAATATTAAAACGGTTGATCGAATCGGACGAAGGCTCCCACTACCTTGGTGAAGTTGCACTTGTTCCGCATAACTCGCCGATCTCCCAATCAAACATTTTGTTCTATAATACTTTATTTGATGAAAACGCCTCTAACCACCTTGCAATCGGGAGTGGGTACGCGTTTTGTCTTGAAGGCGGAAAATCAATGTCATCAGAAGAATTAAAAGCAAATGGTGTAAATGAAAGCATCGCGCACGTTGATTTTATGATCGGTTCAGCAAAAATGGATATTGATGGAATTACAGCTGACAGAAAATCAGAGCCTGTATTCAGGAGCGGCAACTGGGCTTTTTAA
- a CDS encoding MDR family MFS transporter yields the protein MRIKDWDQNLKVRLFGEALMNITFWMFFPFLTIYFADEFGKDKVGFLFIFSQLFSVFANLMGGYCADRYGRKKMMVLSAFGQGFSFLLFALANIPGLSSPWLAFFSFTLVGIFSSFYWPASQAMVADVVEEKHRSSVFAVFYTSINIAVVVGPILGAIFYANYWNELLLVAGFSCMTLAFIFVKWTRETAPNQHKITSNENEKWYSFLKNQLKDYQIIIKDKTFLLYILAGILVAQTFMQLDLLIPVYTKEVIDQQTILSFGNCSLTVSGEQAFGILLSENGFLVALFTVFVTKWMTKFREQNVFILSSVTYAIAIYLFGQLEWIWGLIFAMLLFTVGELMTAGIQQSFISKIAPEQMRGQYFAAAILRFTIGRTIAPISIPMTVWIGYDWTVAVLSLLSLLSGFLYWLMFKVYEGNRIRTIEKGSV from the coding sequence ATGAGAATCAAAGACTGGGATCAAAACCTGAAAGTTCGCCTGTTCGGAGAAGCACTCATGAATATTACTTTTTGGATGTTCTTTCCGTTTTTGACGATTTACTTTGCTGATGAGTTTGGAAAAGACAAAGTAGGATTTCTCTTCATTTTTTCCCAGCTTTTTTCAGTTTTTGCAAATTTAATGGGGGGTTATTGTGCTGACCGATACGGCAGAAAGAAAATGATGGTGTTGTCAGCTTTCGGGCAGGGCTTTTCATTTCTTTTATTCGCGCTGGCAAACATCCCTGGCCTCTCCTCTCCCTGGCTCGCATTTTTTAGTTTTACCCTTGTAGGAATTTTCAGTTCCTTTTATTGGCCTGCAAGCCAAGCGATGGTAGCGGATGTCGTTGAAGAAAAACACCGAAGCAGTGTATTTGCAGTTTTCTATACTTCTATTAATATTGCCGTTGTTGTCGGTCCGATTCTCGGTGCTATTTTTTATGCAAATTACTGGAATGAATTATTGCTCGTTGCCGGCTTCAGTTGTATGACGCTTGCTTTCATTTTTGTAAAATGGACGCGGGAAACTGCCCCCAATCAGCATAAAATCACATCAAATGAGAATGAAAAGTGGTATTCTTTCCTAAAAAACCAGTTGAAAGATTATCAGATTATTATAAAGGATAAAACCTTCTTACTATACATTTTAGCAGGAATATTAGTGGCCCAAACTTTTATGCAGCTTGATTTGCTTATTCCGGTTTATACGAAAGAGGTTATCGATCAACAAACAATCCTTTCTTTTGGAAATTGTTCTTTAACTGTAAGCGGTGAACAAGCATTTGGAATCCTTCTGTCCGAGAACGGTTTTCTCGTTGCTTTGTTTACTGTCTTTGTAACAAAATGGATGACGAAATTTAGGGAACAAAATGTGTTTATTTTATCATCGGTCACATATGCGATTGCCATCTACTTATTCGGGCAATTGGAGTGGATTTGGGGGCTGATTTTTGCAATGTTACTATTTACCGTCGGAGAACTGATGACGGCAGGCATTCAGCAAAGCTTCATTTCAAAAATTGCTCCTGAACAGATGAGGGGCCAATATTTTGCGGCCGCAATTTTAAGGTTCACAATCGGGAGAACAATTGCCCCAATATCGATCCCAATGACCGTTTGGATTGGATATGATTGGACAGTTGCAGTTCTTTCTTTATTATCATTATTGAGCGGCTTTCTTTATTGGTTAATGTTCAAAGTATACGAAGGCAATCGCATAAGGACAATTGAAAAAGGATCGGTTTAG